One Microbacter margulisiae genomic window carries:
- a CDS encoding ketoacyl-ACP synthase III, producing MALLQFDGIGISAMAAAVPHTVINNYEYTHYFPADQVKEVVDKVGVFQRRFADEKTCSSDLCFAAAEKLFADNQTDRSEIDVLIFVSQTPDYRMPATSILLQERLKLPQSTLAFDMNLGCSAYLYGLSTVYALMQQHGLRKALLLDGETRSKVYSPKDRRTAFIFGDAGSATLIERNERFGKSYFSLNSDGSREDLIKIEAGGYRKPSSAETIKEKVVDEYGNIRSEEQGYMKGGDVFNFVIREIPSDIQHILSYSGADKDQLDYIVFHQANTFINTYLAKKLKLDATKIPSTIEKYGNTSSVSVPLTIVSELQHQLQEDKTILLSAFGVGMTWASAVIRFNQCKVSDIVEV from the coding sequence ATGGCTCTATTACAATTTGACGGCATTGGAATTTCGGCCATGGCAGCGGCTGTGCCCCATACCGTTATCAATAATTATGAATATACACATTATTTTCCTGCCGATCAGGTGAAGGAAGTGGTCGATAAGGTAGGGGTGTTTCAGCGGCGTTTCGCAGACGAAAAAACCTGTTCGTCCGATTTATGCTTCGCAGCAGCGGAAAAGCTGTTTGCCGACAATCAAACAGACCGCTCTGAAATAGATGTATTGATTTTTGTTTCGCAGACGCCTGATTACCGAATGCCTGCAACATCTATTCTTTTGCAGGAACGCCTGAAACTTCCGCAATCGACACTGGCATTTGATATGAATCTGGGATGTTCGGCCTATCTTTACGGATTGAGTACGGTGTATGCACTTATGCAACAGCATGGCCTGCGTAAGGCTTTACTACTGGACGGCGAAACCCGCTCAAAAGTATATTCCCCTAAGGATCGACGGACCGCCTTTATATTTGGCGATGCTGGTTCGGCTACCCTGATCGAACGCAATGAAAGGTTCGGGAAAAGCTATTTTTCACTGAATTCAGATGGCTCACGGGAAGATTTGATCAAGATTGAAGCCGGCGGTTACCGCAAGCCCAGTTCTGCGGAAACGATAAAAGAAAAAGTGGTGGATGAGTATGGAAATATCCGGAGCGAGGAACAGGGATATATGAAAGGAGGGGATGTCTTTAACTTTGTCATACGGGAAATTCCATCCGATATTCAGCATATTCTAAGCTATTCAGGTGCAGATAAAGATCAATTGGATTATATTGTTTTTCATCAGGCCAATACCTTTATCAACACCTATCTGGCCAAAAAGCTGAAACTGGACGCCACAAAAATTCCCTCTACCATTGAAAAATATGGGAATACATCGTCAGTATCGGTACCGTTGACAATCGTCAGTGAATTACAGCATCAGTTACAGGAAGACAAAACCATATTATTATCCGCTTTCGGTGTGGGCATGACATGGGCTTCGGCAGTCATTCGTTTCAATCAATGTAAGGTCAGTGACATTGTGGAAGTATGA
- a CDS encoding acyl carrier protein: MENKFLTDLKEVFEIEDREIFMDDQFREYPEWGSLAYLSVIAMLDEIYDFQIEEADFKKLRTVRDLYNAATQQ; the protein is encoded by the coding sequence ATGGAAAATAAATTCTTGACTGACCTGAAAGAGGTTTTTGAAATTGAGGATAGGGAAATTTTTATGGATGATCAATTCAGAGAATATCCGGAATGGGGTTCATTAGCCTATCTATCCGTGATCGCAATGCTCGACGAAATCTACGACTTTCAAATAGAAGAAGCTGATTTCAAAAAACTTAGAACAGTTCGTGACTTATATAACGCAGCAACTCAGCAATAG
- a CDS encoding serine acetyltransferase: protein MQDIAIYGFGGFGREIACVLNAINKINSTWHLIGYFDDGVKAGTANRYGKVLGNMDTLNSHDKRLAVILAIASPSTIALLTGKINNSNIYFPNIIAPNVLFFDRDSFSIGIGNYIGFGGRISCDVSMENFNFLNGCVSLGHDVSLKNFNMLQPDVRISGETAIGDSNFFGVRSTVLQGLNIGNEVRIGVNSVVMRNTKDGFTYFGNPAKIIKDI from the coding sequence ATGCAAGATATTGCAATTTATGGATTTGGAGGATTTGGCCGGGAGATAGCCTGTGTACTTAATGCTATAAATAAGATTAATTCCACATGGCATCTGATCGGTTATTTTGATGATGGAGTGAAAGCAGGGACAGCAAACCGATACGGCAAGGTACTGGGCAATATGGATACATTAAATAGCCATGATAAAAGACTAGCAGTTATCCTTGCTATCGCATCACCTTCTACGATTGCCTTGCTAACCGGTAAAATAAACAATTCCAATATTTATTTTCCCAATATCATTGCCCCGAATGTATTATTTTTCGATCGTGATTCCTTTTCTATTGGAATCGGTAATTATATCGGATTTGGGGGCAGGATCAGTTGTGATGTCTCAATGGAAAATTTTAACTTTTTGAACGGATGTGTTTCATTAGGTCATGATGTATCTTTGAAAAACTTCAATATGCTACAACCCGATGTACGTATTTCAGGAGAAACCGCAATCGGGGATAGTAATTTTTTTGGTGTCCGGTCAACCGTTTTACAAGGACTAAACATTGGAAACGAGGTACGCATAGGAGTTAATAGTGTAGTGATGCGAAATACGAAAGATGGGTTTACGTATTTTGGAAATCCGGCGAAAATAATAAAAGACATATAA
- a CDS encoding sugar transferase: MYSTIIKPSFDIAVVFIALAILSPLLMLLIVLLHFSNKKAGVFFIQNRPGKNGKIFKAMKFKTMTDERDASGKLLPDKERITKIGKFVRSTSLDELPQLINVIKGDMSLVGPRPLLVEYLPLYNQQQARRHNVKPGITGWAQVNGRNAISWQKKFEYDVWYVDHISFLLDIKIIGMTIQKVIRREGIDAETAVTMKPFTGNE; the protein is encoded by the coding sequence ATGTATTCTACCATCATTAAACCTAGTTTTGATATTGCCGTTGTTTTTATTGCTTTAGCTATTCTGTCTCCATTACTGATGCTCCTCATTGTCCTTTTGCATTTCAGCAATAAAAAAGCCGGTGTCTTTTTCATCCAAAATCGACCCGGGAAAAACGGGAAGATTTTTAAGGCAATGAAATTCAAAACTATGACAGATGAACGGGATGCATCTGGAAAATTACTTCCTGATAAGGAACGAATCACTAAAATCGGTAAATTTGTACGATCAACATCATTGGATGAGTTGCCGCAATTGATCAATGTGATAAAGGGAGATATGAGCCTGGTAGGTCCACGACCTTTGCTGGTTGAGTATCTTCCCCTGTACAACCAACAACAGGCAAGGCGTCATAATGTGAAACCCGGTATAACCGGATGGGCACAGGTAAACGGACGGAATGCCATCAGTTGGCAGAAAAAATTCGAGTATGATGTATGGTATGTGGATCATATCTCTTTCCTACTGGATATCAAAATCATAGGAATGACAATTCAAAAAGTGATTCGACGGGAAGGGATCGATGCAGAGACAGCCGTAACAATGAAACCATTTACGGGAAACGAATAA
- a CDS encoding polysaccharide deacetylase family protein, protein MNILTFDLEEWYIYQLYPKGGKDYYLPLLDRYLNEVLDMLSQQQLNATFFCLGMVAKEYPDVIKKIARQGHEIGCHSDQHQWVTALTPELFYRDTKNAIDALENIIGKKVQGYRAPAFSIGRSTQWALPILKEVGIEYDCSIFPTNRDFGGFPGFQENSPCIISYNNKAIKEFPISTHSVLGKQIAYSGGGYLRLLPYAFIRSFMLKEPYVMSYCHIRDFDAEQKRMLNLRYFKNYYGIQHAFMKLSRLIHDFEFMSVEAANRTIDWAAVPIVQL, encoded by the coding sequence ATGAACATCCTAACCTTTGATCTTGAAGAGTGGTACATCTACCAGTTGTACCCAAAAGGAGGAAAAGATTATTATTTGCCCCTCTTAGATCGTTACCTGAACGAGGTGCTTGATATGCTGTCGCAACAACAGCTAAACGCCACTTTCTTTTGTCTGGGAATGGTAGCTAAAGAGTATCCTGACGTAATCAAAAAAATTGCACGCCAAGGGCATGAAATCGGATGTCATTCAGACCAGCATCAATGGGTGACAGCCCTTACACCCGAATTATTCTACAGAGACACAAAAAATGCTATTGATGCACTGGAAAATATTATAGGAAAAAAGGTGCAGGGATACCGGGCTCCCGCTTTTTCTATTGGACGTTCCACGCAATGGGCTCTTCCTATTCTAAAAGAAGTGGGGATAGAATATGATTGTTCCATATTTCCTACCAACAGAGATTTCGGAGGATTTCCCGGTTTTCAGGAAAATAGTCCGTGTATTATATCATACAATAATAAAGCTATCAAAGAATTTCCCATCAGCACCCATTCCGTTTTGGGGAAACAGATTGCTTATTCAGGAGGAGGGTATTTACGCCTGTTGCCTTATGCATTCATTCGGTCATTTATGCTAAAAGAGCCTTATGTAATGAGCTATTGCCATATACGGGATTTCGATGCAGAACAAAAGCGAATGTTGAATCTGCGTTATTTCAAAAATTATTACGGCATACAGCATGCCTTTATGAAATTATCCCGGCTTATTCATGATTTTGAATTTATGTCTGTTGAAGCTGCAAATCGTACGATAGACTGGGCAGCGGTCCCCATCGTTCAATTATAA
- a CDS encoding IS4 family transposase: protein MYELDNEEFRGRSRGVLKKVFTRDRVLTFKNLIVLIITFKSSIQRELDGFFKAVNQSDFNIRAVTKGAFSTARSKLDPWAFERLNEVAVNTFYDEAPYYLWEEHRVLAVDGTRLVLPNHPSVVEEFGVHEFGPKADSPRSLALGSVLYDVLNKVTIEGQLAPYSSSENSLLMKHLSKVKKGDLLLLDRGYPSFWLLFLLQAEGIEFCVRLKEDWWLKVKDFTESEEKERIVTFTLPKKDRKKLAEYPHMQDTTITCRLVKIGLPDGSKEILCTSLIDAEKYKYEDFDELYHLRWGVEEAYKLLKSRIELEDFSGKTAIAVRQDFHAKIFLMSLCAIYAHPIDEKVREEYKADEQRKYNQQINQTNALSMTQNILIPLLLKQQFEKAMQAFDSVVEKTREVIRPGRSNERKKKPKKLYSMNYKRL, encoded by the coding sequence GTGTATGAACTTGATAACGAAGAGTTTAGGGGACGCTCACGAGGTGTCCTTAAAAAAGTATTTACACGAGATAGAGTACTGACATTCAAAAATTTAATTGTATTGATCATAACATTTAAGTCATCCATACAACGAGAATTAGACGGTTTTTTCAAAGCGGTTAATCAATCGGATTTTAATATTCGAGCCGTAACAAAAGGTGCTTTTTCGACAGCTCGTTCCAAATTGGATCCATGGGCTTTTGAACGACTGAATGAAGTTGCTGTGAATACTTTTTATGATGAAGCGCCCTATTATTTATGGGAAGAGCATCGGGTGTTAGCTGTCGATGGAACGCGTTTGGTGCTGCCGAATCACCCAAGTGTGGTAGAGGAATTTGGGGTGCATGAATTTGGTCCCAAAGCAGATAGCCCACGTTCATTGGCTTTGGGATCGGTGCTGTATGATGTTTTGAACAAGGTTACTATTGAAGGGCAATTAGCACCTTATTCAAGCAGCGAAAACAGTTTATTAATGAAGCATTTATCCAAAGTCAAAAAAGGAGATTTATTGCTACTTGATCGGGGCTATCCAAGTTTCTGGTTGTTGTTTTTACTTCAGGCCGAGGGGATTGAATTTTGTGTTCGCTTGAAAGAGGATTGGTGGTTAAAGGTAAAAGATTTTACCGAAAGTGAAGAAAAAGAAAGGATCGTAACTTTTACCTTGCCAAAAAAAGACAGAAAGAAGTTGGCTGAATATCCCCACATGCAAGATACAACGATCACCTGCCGTTTAGTAAAAATAGGTTTGCCGGATGGAAGCAAAGAGATATTGTGTACCTCTTTGATAGATGCAGAAAAATATAAATACGAAGATTTTGATGAATTGTATCATCTTCGCTGGGGAGTAGAAGAAGCATATAAGTTGCTAAAAAGCAGAATAGAATTAGAAGATTTCTCAGGTAAAACAGCCATAGCGGTAAGGCAAGATTTTCATGCAAAAATCTTTTTAATGAGTCTTTGTGCTATTTACGCGCATCCCATTGACGAAAAAGTAAGAGAAGAATACAAGGCTGATGAACAAAGAAAATACAATCAACAGATTAATCAAACAAATGCTTTATCAATGACTCAAAATATTCTGATACCACTACTGCTTAAACAACAATTTGAAAAAGCAATGCAGGCATTCGATTCAGTGGTTGAAAAAACCAGAGAAGTCATCCGTCCGGGACGTAGTAACGAACGAAAGAAAAAGCCCAAAAAACTTTACTCCATGAATTACAAAAGATTATAG
- a CDS encoding 3-oxoacyl-ACP synthase III family protein: MQAYIKHISYYLPENKLTNEQLIQEFPEWTVEKVASKIGISTRHIATKDETSADMAYKAATNLFTEHNIQPSEIDFILFCTQSPDYFLPTSACILQQRLGIPQHAGALDFNLGCSGYIYGLSLAKGLISASIAHNVLLLTAETYSKFLHPMDKANRTIFGDGASATLIGSEGIAAIQNFSLGTDGGGYDRLIVKSRGMRHPDSIGNLVFDEKNNPKSSDYLYMDGTEIFNFTLDVVPNLIQNTLVANHLKQEQIDQFIFHQANKYMLSYLRKKLQIPEDKFYYFLESVGNTVSSTIPIALKEAMHDSTIQSNHNVLLAGFGVGYSWGGTILKFL, translated from the coding sequence ATGCAAGCTTATATTAAGCACATATCATATTATTTGCCAGAAAATAAACTTACTAACGAACAACTGATTCAGGAATTTCCGGAATGGACAGTAGAAAAAGTGGCTTCAAAAATAGGAATCAGTACACGGCACATAGCAACAAAGGATGAGACATCTGCCGATATGGCCTACAAAGCAGCCACAAATCTGTTTACAGAACATAATATCCAACCTTCTGAAATAGATTTTATCTTATTTTGCACACAAAGCCCGGACTATTTTTTACCCACTTCAGCATGCATTTTACAACAACGCCTGGGTATTCCTCAACATGCCGGGGCACTCGATTTTAATTTGGGATGTAGCGGCTATATTTATGGGCTTTCATTAGCCAAAGGGTTAATTTCAGCAAGCATAGCTCATAACGTTCTTTTACTGACAGCAGAGACTTATTCCAAATTTTTACATCCGATGGATAAAGCAAACCGTACTATTTTCGGAGATGGAGCTTCTGCCACATTAATTGGAAGTGAAGGAATAGCTGCCATACAAAACTTTTCATTGGGAACTGATGGAGGAGGATATGACCGGCTTATTGTAAAAAGCAGAGGAATGAGACATCCTGACTCAATAGGAAATTTGGTATTTGATGAAAAGAATAACCCCAAATCGTCTGATTATCTTTACATGGATGGCACAGAAATTTTTAATTTCACATTAGATGTAGTGCCGAACCTTATTCAAAATACCTTAGTGGCTAATCATCTGAAACAGGAACAAATTGATCAATTCATCTTTCATCAGGCAAATAAGTACATGTTAAGCTACTTACGCAAAAAGCTCCAAATACCTGAGGATAAATTTTATTATTTTCTTGAATCAGTTGGGAATACCGTATCCTCCACAATACCCATTGCTCTAAAGGAAGCAATGCATGATAGCACCATTCAATCAAACCATAATGTATTATTAGCAGGGTTTGGAGTAGGCTATTCGTGGGGAGGAACCATACTAAAATTTCTTTGA
- a CDS encoding SDR family NAD(P)-dependent oxidoreductase gives MSYNPFSLEEKTVLVTGASSGIGRAIAIECAKLGAKLIISGRNQNRLQQTFAQLSGKNHRFILADLSKQTEIDHLIDTLPNLDGVVHCAGFTKSLPIQFINANDLSAIMQVNFVSPTLITQTLYKNKKLNKGASIVFISSISGVYCSAISGGIYSASKGAINGIAKTMAIEMATRSIRVNTVCPGMIQTSIFDEGVISEDQLKEDTKKYPLKRYGKPEEVAYAVIYLLSDASQWVTGSNLLIDGGYTLL, from the coding sequence ATGAGTTACAACCCTTTCTCGCTTGAAGAAAAAACTGTTCTGGTAACAGGCGCCTCGTCCGGAATTGGTCGGGCAATTGCTATCGAATGCGCTAAACTAGGAGCGAAGCTTATTATTAGTGGTCGTAACCAGAACCGGCTGCAACAGACGTTTGCTCAATTATCCGGCAAAAATCATCGCTTTATTTTAGCTGATTTGTCAAAACAGACAGAAATAGATCACCTGATAGACACATTGCCAAATCTGGACGGAGTGGTTCATTGTGCCGGATTCACAAAATCTCTTCCTATTCAGTTTATTAATGCCAATGATTTATCAGCTATCATGCAGGTGAATTTTGTATCACCCACGTTAATTACCCAGACACTTTATAAAAACAAAAAATTAAACAAAGGGGCTTCCATTGTCTTTATTTCTTCCATATCCGGTGTTTATTGCTCTGCAATTTCCGGAGGCATCTATTCTGCATCCAAAGGTGCAATTAATGGAATAGCCAAAACAATGGCAATAGAAATGGCAACGCGCTCTATTCGTGTCAACACAGTATGCCCGGGTATGATTCAAACATCCATATTTGATGAGGGAGTAATTTCCGAGGATCAATTGAAAGAAGACACAAAGAAATATCCATTAAAACGCTATGGAAAACCTGAAGAAGTGGCCTATGCTGTAATTTATTTATTGTCTGATGCCAGTCAATGGGTAACAGGCTCCAACCTCCTAATTGACGGAGGATATACCCTATTATAA
- a CDS encoding 3-oxoacyl-ACP synthase III family protein, which yields MAFLSVPNVKIHGLSVCVPSTVEENNNLKLFQGEDAAKFMASTGVERRRIAGDNVTTSDLCYYAAEKLIADLGWNKEEIDCLIFVTQTPDYILPATSCILQHRLGLSEECYSMDISLGCSGWIYGLSTIGALIQNGNMKKGLLLTGDTVLKSCSVEDKSTWPLFGDAGTCTAIEYHEGDKGFQFHMATDGSGYEAIIIPEGGYRNPYSVNSLKEECIEEDIIRNSLNIALNGMDVFSFGINKAPETIHKLADKFDIDMGKIDYFVFHQANLFMNEKIRKKLKLPVEKVLYSLKDFGNTSSATIPLTMVTQCREALNHNRNRLIACGFGVGLSWGSVYFETDNLIISDLIEV from the coding sequence ATGGCTTTCTTGTCTGTTCCTAATGTCAAAATCCATGGTCTATCCGTATGTGTACCTTCGACAGTCGAAGAAAATAATAATCTAAAACTGTTTCAGGGGGAGGATGCCGCAAAATTTATGGCTTCAACGGGTGTTGAGCGCAGACGAATTGCTGGAGACAATGTCACCACATCTGATCTCTGTTATTATGCTGCTGAAAAATTGATTGCAGATTTGGGATGGAACAAAGAGGAGATCGATTGCCTCATTTTTGTGACTCAAACGCCTGATTATATTCTTCCGGCTACATCTTGCATTTTACAGCATAGATTGGGATTATCCGAAGAATGTTACTCAATGGATATATCGTTAGGATGTTCCGGATGGATTTACGGGTTAAGCACCATTGGAGCCTTAATCCAAAATGGCAATATGAAAAAAGGGTTGTTGCTTACAGGTGACACAGTCCTAAAATCGTGTTCAGTTGAAGATAAAAGTACATGGCCTTTATTTGGTGATGCCGGGACATGTACTGCTATTGAATACCACGAAGGAGATAAAGGATTCCAGTTTCATATGGCTACTGATGGGAGTGGGTACGAAGCAATTATTATACCAGAAGGAGGCTATCGGAATCCTTACTCAGTCAATTCATTAAAAGAAGAATGTATTGAAGAAGACATTATTAGAAATTCTCTAAATATTGCCTTAAATGGCATGGATGTTTTTTCGTTTGGAATTAATAAGGCCCCGGAAACGATCCATAAATTGGCTGATAAGTTTGATATTGATATGGGAAAAATTGATTATTTCGTTTTTCATCAGGCTAATTTATTTATGAATGAAAAGATTCGAAAAAAGCTCAAACTTCCTGTTGAAAAAGTTCTCTACTCTCTCAAGGATTTTGGGAATACCAGTTCGGCTACCATTCCACTAACAATGGTAACACAATGCCGTGAAGCTTTAAACCATAATAGAAACCGACTGATTGCCTGCGGATTTGGAGTTGGACTTTCCTGGGGAAGTGTATATTTTGAAACGGATAATCTAATTATTTCTGATCTTATAGAAGTTTAA
- a CDS encoding acyl carrier protein: MEIQNFVQTFAAQFDDTDASVFTPTTKFKELDEWSSLMALSVIAMADETYQVKLKGDDIRQSQTVEDLYNIVKSRL, from the coding sequence ATGGAAATTCAAAATTTCGTTCAAACGTTTGCTGCACAGTTTGATGATACCGATGCATCGGTTTTTACACCAACGACAAAATTTAAAGAATTGGACGAATGGTCATCTTTGATGGCTCTTTCGGTAATAGCTATGGCTGATGAAACATATCAGGTAAAACTGAAAGGAGATGATATACGTCAATCACAAACAGTAGAAGATTTGTACAATATCGTTAAATCAAGATTATAA
- a CDS encoding GNAT family N-acetyltransferase produces MYTITVIKSTDLTQTDWEDIVFGFNESFNLKKSVNEFKAYYTSSCLGYSYHAIARNNENRIIAQTTLFPYWYIVQGERMLFGLSGGTYVRKAYRTEAFLYVDMLNELMDECKKFDIKILYGVPNKNSFMLAVKFIGSKHVADLPYYVLPVSISNLAGKSLLKSIDIFYFPLLRFYLFLAKFVSSTKPIVSEYTKIKIEYSDNFEKQRFKKKNINCFRDSKENIGYYRIMEEKGLRTAYILDFRNNGSRTNKALTSLVNHIIQTDKPDIIMFIGTLNIKQYVFFKLPKKFEPQQLPLTYNLLDEKHTDLIHILSDSTNWDFGLLNFDAR; encoded by the coding sequence ATGTATACGATTACAGTCATAAAAAGTACAGACCTAACGCAGACAGACTGGGAAGATATTGTATTTGGGTTTAATGAATCGTTTAATCTAAAAAAGAGCGTAAATGAATTCAAAGCATATTATACCTCTTCCTGTTTGGGTTACTCGTATCATGCCATTGCACGAAACAATGAGAACCGCATTATCGCTCAAACCACACTATTCCCATATTGGTATATTGTTCAAGGAGAACGTATGCTATTCGGATTAAGCGGGGGAACATATGTAAGAAAAGCATATCGCACTGAAGCATTTTTGTATGTAGATATGCTAAATGAATTAATGGACGAATGTAAGAAATTTGATATCAAAATATTATATGGCGTTCCGAATAAGAATTCGTTTATGTTGGCAGTGAAATTTATTGGATCCAAACATGTAGCTGATTTGCCATATTACGTATTACCCGTTTCAATTTCAAACCTTGCAGGAAAATCATTATTAAAAAGTATCGACATTTTCTATTTTCCTCTATTGCGGTTTTATCTCTTTTTAGCTAAATTTGTATCAAGTACTAAACCTATCGTATCCGAATATACAAAAATAAAAATTGAGTATTCGGATAATTTTGAAAAGCAACGGTTTAAAAAAAAGAACATCAATTGTTTCAGAGATTCAAAAGAAAATATAGGATACTACCGGATAATGGAAGAAAAAGGGTTGAGAACAGCCTACATATTGGACTTTAGAAATAATGGCAGTAGAACAAACAAAGCTTTGACATCGCTAGTCAATCATATCATTCAAACTGACAAACCGGATATCATTATGTTTATCGGAACTCTAAATATAAAGCAGTATGTATTTTTCAAACTCCCTAAGAAATTTGAACCACAACAACTCCCATTGACTTATAATCTGTTAGATGAAAAACATACAGATTTAATACATATATTGTCAGATTCAACAAACTGGGATTTCGGTTTGTTGAATTTCGATGCCAGATAG
- a CDS encoding glycosyltransferase family 4 protein, whose protein sequence is MKKIVLINQSSGYLMIDIANAFVQSGKFDEVVLIAGRINPIKIPLDNRIKVTNIISYHRSSTIKRMLSWGIATLQVFLLLLFKFRTYEIFFVSNPPTLVFLSPFLKHHYSALVYDVYPDGAVLGGFITEKSILYRWWAQSTIQFYAKAHRVFTITPGMAQTIATYCPPTKITVVPVWSSNAFDTIIQKAENQFIQNEHLVNQFVVMYSGNIGKGQGLEALVEVADQLRDESNLLFLFIGEGWGKTALINRVNELQLESLFRFLPYQDANQLPHSLSAADMAVIATPKEAGRVCVPSKTYNLLKLGKALLCITGKDSELYRLVNEYGVGKCFEQDEINEIAHFIRLCKHNPERIEQYAKKSTSYALTVTASLANQFVE, encoded by the coding sequence ATGAAGAAAATTGTCCTTATCAATCAAAGTTCCGGCTATCTCATGATAGACATTGCAAATGCTTTTGTGCAATCAGGGAAATTTGATGAAGTCGTGTTAATAGCAGGTCGAATTAATCCCATCAAAATACCACTGGATAACCGGATAAAAGTAACCAACATCATTTCATACCATCGCAGCTCCACCATTAAACGAATGTTATCCTGGGGAATAGCCACGCTACAGGTTTTTCTGTTATTACTATTCAAATTCCGAACCTATGAAATCTTTTTCGTGTCGAATCCACCTACGCTTGTTTTTTTATCGCCATTTTTGAAACATCACTATTCAGCATTGGTATATGATGTGTATCCTGATGGAGCTGTATTAGGAGGGTTTATTACCGAAAAATCAATTTTGTACCGTTGGTGGGCACAAAGTACTATCCAATTTTATGCAAAAGCACACCGGGTTTTTACGATCACTCCCGGCATGGCACAAACTATTGCTACCTATTGTCCACCAACTAAAATAACCGTAGTTCCAGTATGGAGTAGTAACGCTTTCGACACAATCATTCAGAAAGCAGAAAATCAATTTATTCAAAACGAACATCTTGTCAATCAATTTGTTGTCATGTATTCCGGCAATATCGGCAAAGGGCAGGGTTTGGAAGCCCTTGTGGAGGTAGCCGACCAACTACGGGATGAATCCAATCTTCTCTTTTTATTTATAGGAGAAGGATGGGGAAAAACAGCTCTGATAAACCGGGTAAATGAATTGCAATTGGAAAGTCTTTTCCGGTTCCTCCCCTATCAGGATGCAAACCAGTTGCCTCATTCCTTAAGCGCTGCTGATATGGCTGTCATTGCAACACCAAAGGAAGCGGGACGGGTATGTGTACCCAGCAAAACGTATAACCTCCTTAAATTAGGAAAAGCATTACTTTGCATTACAGGGAAAGATTCAGAATTATATCGCTTAGTAAATGAATATGGTGTAGGAAAATGTTTTGAGCAAGACGAAATTAACGAAATAGCACATTTCATTCGTTTGTGCAAACATAATCCGGAGAGAATAGAACAATATGCAAAGAAATCCACGTCTTATGCGCTGACCGTTACCGCTTCGCTTGCCAATCAATTTGTGGAATAA